A region of Selenihalanaerobacter shriftii DNA encodes the following proteins:
- a CDS encoding motility associated factor glycosyltransferase family protein — MAFFNKNMRLLKRKSKMAYNIMKNYHQSDKIVVDDKVSDQDIIAQVKDLENDLIINIEETKNDGYTMQIIKDKKPIYFHSRYYPVKEAKKLVDNLQLKYNSQDQIFALGFGLGYHLVELFTKDKFNRVFIIEPYLSIFYTALLYSDLRPILKNEKFILVIGDKGNLYSAIRANYELSLANKIKFFEHPPSLRLFNEEYDQIYNEIRNAIEYKNISKMTNIKVAKQWRNNIISNLSYILKNPKADDFFNSFQNIPIICVAAGPSLDKNIDQLKHAKGNALLMCVGTALKALLKAGIEPDIVVSMDGSQKMYNQFKGIRDLNNVFLFSEKANSPLVNDNWVGPQVFFTMKRNLSAWVEKMKGQYTAINTGGTVAHSMVDLAYKFGGNPIILVGQDLSFSEDKTHASGTMYENNKVNDEGLITVEGINGKPVYTSKGFKSFLNYYNDYFAKRSSRLYIDATEGGAKIDHTKIMTLQEAIAKYCLEKVDPLITLQEIYNEKEGHNDYYQNLKEEIDKTIEELNSSIEILEEQLSFVKGIEKKLTQVQQISNGKLKEVQVKAQEYESKLKQHKRISYFTQRTLIIEKLKYQEVNNKYFFNNKQELEEKMKYYRTYWTNYWQQLKTSLELLKKMSNQIDENKVLFNEDKIIIRDCKVGGK; from the coding sequence ATGGCTTTTTTTAATAAAAATATGCGGTTATTGAAACGTAAAAGCAAAATGGCTTATAATATAATGAAAAATTATCATCAATCAGATAAAATCGTAGTAGATGATAAAGTTAGTGACCAAGACATTATAGCTCAAGTTAAAGATTTAGAAAATGATTTAATAATTAATATAGAAGAGACTAAAAATGATGGTTATACTATGCAAATAATCAAAGATAAAAAGCCAATTTATTTTCATAGTAGGTATTATCCTGTTAAAGAGGCTAAAAAGTTAGTTGATAACTTGCAATTAAAATATAATAGTCAAGACCAAATTTTTGCCTTAGGATTTGGTTTAGGATATCACCTAGTAGAATTATTTACTAAGGATAAATTTAATAGGGTTTTCATTATAGAACCTTATTTATCAATATTTTATACCGCATTACTTTATAGTGATTTAAGGCCTATTCTAAAGAATGAGAAGTTTATTTTAGTTATAGGAGACAAAGGTAATCTCTATTCTGCTATAAGAGCGAATTACGAATTATCTTTAGCAAATAAAATTAAATTCTTTGAACATCCTCCTTCACTTAGGTTGTTTAATGAAGAGTATGATCAAATCTATAATGAGATTAGAAATGCTATTGAGTATAAGAATATTAGTAAAATGACTAATATTAAGGTAGCAAAACAGTGGCGGAATAATATTATTTCAAATTTATCTTATATATTAAAGAATCCAAAAGCTGATGACTTTTTTAATTCTTTTCAAAATATACCAATAATTTGTGTTGCAGCTGGACCTTCTTTAGATAAGAATATTGATCAATTGAAACATGCAAAAGGTAATGCCTTATTAATGTGTGTAGGAACGGCTTTAAAAGCATTACTAAAAGCTGGAATAGAGCCAGATATTGTAGTTTCCATGGACGGTAGTCAAAAAATGTATAATCAGTTTAAAGGTATTAGGGATTTGAACAATGTTTTTCTCTTTTCTGAAAAGGCTAATTCACCCTTAGTTAATGATAATTGGGTTGGACCTCAAGTCTTCTTTACAATGAAGCGGAATTTAAGTGCTTGGGTAGAAAAAATGAAAGGACAGTATACTGCAATTAATACTGGTGGTACTGTAGCTCATAGTATGGTTGATTTAGCTTATAAGTTTGGAGGAAATCCAATTATTCTTGTAGGACAGGACTTATCATTTTCTGAGGATAAGACTCATGCTTCAGGAACAATGTATGAGAATAATAAAGTAAATGACGAAGGGTTAATTACTGTGGAAGGAATTAACGGAAAGCCAGTATATACAAGTAAAGGGTTTAAAAGTTTTTTAAATTATTATAATGATTATTTTGCTAAGCGGTCAAGTAGATTGTATATTGATGCAACAGAAGGTGGAGCAAAGATTGATCATACTAAGATTATGACTCTTCAGGAAGCAATAGCTAAATATTGTTTAGAAAAAGTTGATCCTTTAATTACTCTGCAAGAGATTTATAATGAAAAAGAAGGGCATAATGATTATTATCAAAATTTAAAAGAAGAGATAGATAAGACTATTGAGGAATTAAATAGTTCAATTGAAATTTTAGAAGAACAGTTATCTTTCGTTAAGGGGATTGAAAAGAAATTAACTCAGGTTCAGCAAATAAGTAATGGTAAATTAAAAGAAGTACAAGTTAAAGCACAGGAATATGAGTCTAAATTAAAACAACACAAAAGAATAAGTTATTTTACGCAAAGGACTTTAATTATCGAAAAATTAAAGTATCAAGAAGTTAATAACAAGTATTTCTTTAATAATAAACAGGAATTGGAAGAGAAAATGAAGTATTATCGAACTTATTGGACTAATTATTGGCAACAACTTAAAACTTCTTTAGAATTATTGAAAAAAATGTCTAACCAGATTGATGAAAATAAAGTGCTCTTTAATGAAGATAAAATAATAATTAGAGACTGTAAAGTAGGTGGGAAGTAA
- the flgN gene encoding flagellar export chaperone FlgN: MKDKLDQENLINEIINIYKQKLLIYKQILKLTKEQQQAIEKKEWQNLKQIIEDKEKKINNIEKLEAQLISYKRQLAQQNNLQLDAKEFKEIIENIYQIMHQINKLEKDNQEQIINQKNKVQKKMQDINAGLNINRAYDGAVNNYEGKFIDNKK, encoded by the coding sequence TTGAAGGATAAGTTAGATCAAGAGAATTTAATTAATGAAATAATTAATATTTATAAACAAAAGCTATTAATTTATAAGCAGATTTTAAAATTAACTAAAGAGCAACAGCAGGCTATTGAAAAGAAAGAGTGGCAAAACTTAAAACAAATAATAGAGGATAAAGAAAAGAAGATAAATAATATTGAAAAATTAGAAGCTCAATTGATATCTTATAAAAGGCAATTAGCACAGCAGAATAATTTGCAATTGGATGCAAAAGAATTCAAGGAAATTATTGAAAATATTTATCAAATTATGCACCAGATTAATAAGTTAGAAAAAGATAATCAAGAACAGATAATTAATCAAAAGAATAAAGTACAAAAGAAGATGCAAGATATCAATGCAGGTTTGAATATTAATCGTGCTTATGATGGTGCTGTTAATAACTATGAGGGTAAATTTATTGATAATAAAAAATAA
- the fliD gene encoding flagellar filament capping protein FliD, whose product MADLSMDGLATGMATGDIISQILNAEYGTKLQNLSKEKSNLETEKDAWRDVNSRIGNLENKMADLRLSSTFDSNKTTSSSEDVADATATTAADASSYTLDISQLAKKHRVASAQQVDSTSDLGLNGGNSGSFTIELDGTSKSFNVSIDGTESLNDVRDAINNASGNDDGNGNKLVESSVVDNTLIIEGVNTGTNNMLSFQDPDNILDNDGTNDLGFDLDINGNVNAASELQVAQDAQFSVNGLAVTRSSNQGLDDVVNEVTFNLKTTGTTTIEVSKDIDKATSAIQEFVDQYNSVQSFIGKKLDYNQETGEAGALQGSGTLMRLQSKLRQMVTNSVDNNSDYDQLAMVGIEINRNGAMEFDSNKFKESIADKPNEVKKLFNADTDEGDSFNGIATKVDGYLDLLVQSNTGVIPEKVDSYEIMVENVDEQIDSVNDNLEQERERLQSEFTAMETAISKMNSQMSWMQSQLASLGGSASSISSML is encoded by the coding sequence ATGGCAGATTTAAGCATGGATGGTTTAGCTACTGGAATGGCAACTGGAGATATAATTAGTCAAATATTAAATGCAGAATATGGAACCAAGTTGCAGAACTTAAGTAAGGAGAAGAGCAATTTAGAAACTGAAAAAGATGCTTGGCGGGATGTTAATTCTAGAATAGGTAATTTAGAAAATAAAATGGCAGATTTAAGACTAAGCTCTACCTTCGATTCCAATAAAACAACTAGTTCCTCAGAAGATGTAGCTGATGCGACAGCAACTACTGCTGCTGATGCTAGTAGCTATACTTTAGATATTAGTCAACTAGCCAAAAAGCATCGAGTTGCTTCTGCACAGCAGGTTGATTCTACGAGTGATTTAGGCTTAAATGGCGGGAATAGTGGTAGCTTTACTATTGAATTGGATGGTACTAGTAAAAGTTTTAATGTTAGCATAGATGGGACTGAATCATTGAATGATGTACGAGATGCAATTAATAATGCCAGTGGAAATGATGATGGAAATGGTAATAAATTAGTAGAATCGTCAGTAGTAGACAATACTTTAATTATTGAAGGTGTAAACACAGGAACTAATAATATGCTTTCTTTTCAGGATCCTGATAATATTCTAGATAATGATGGGACTAATGATTTAGGTTTTGATTTAGATATTAATGGTAATGTTAATGCTGCTAGTGAACTTCAGGTAGCTCAAGATGCCCAGTTTAGTGTAAATGGACTTGCTGTTACTCGGTCTAGTAATCAAGGGCTTGATGATGTAGTAAATGAAGTTACTTTTAATTTAAAAACGACAGGAACTACGACTATTGAAGTTAGTAAAGATATAGATAAAGCTACCTCTGCTATTCAAGAGTTTGTAGACCAGTATAATAGCGTGCAGAGTTTCATTGGAAAGAAACTTGATTATAATCAAGAAACTGGAGAAGCAGGAGCCTTACAAGGTAGTGGAACTCTAATGAGATTACAGTCAAAATTGCGACAGATGGTTACTAATAGCGTAGATAACAATAGTGACTATGATCAATTAGCAATGGTAGGAATAGAGATTAATCGTAATGGAGCTATGGAGTTCGATTCTAATAAATTTAAAGAAAGTATTGCTGATAAGCCAAACGAAGTAAAGAAACTATTTAATGCCGATACTGATGAGGGTGATTCTTTTAATGGCATTGCTACTAAAGTAGATGGCTATCTTGATTTATTGGTTCAAAGTAATACAGGAGTAATCCCGGAGAAAGTAGATTCTTATGAAATAATGGTGGAAAATGTTGATGAGCAAATTGATTCTGTAAATGATAACTTAGAGCAAGAAAGGGAAAGATTGCAGAGTGAGTTTACAGCTATGGAAACAGCTATTTCAAAAATGAATAGTCAAATGAGCTGGATGCAGAGCCAGTTGGCTAGTTTAGGTGGTAGTGCTAGTAGTATAAGTTCAATGCTTTAA
- the fliS gene encoding flagellar export chaperone FliS encodes MANNPYQKYQNTQVETSNQEKLVLMLYNGALKFVKQAKQGLKNNDYQVTNNCLIRTQNIINELMITLDMEQGGEIAQNLESLYDYMNRRLIEANINKSIEPMDEVINMLEELSDTWKQAMQNLKKERKVQKKQQVPSGGISVEG; translated from the coding sequence ATGGCTAACAATCCTTATCAGAAATATCAAAACACTCAGGTGGAAACATCTAATCAAGAAAAATTAGTTTTAATGTTATATAATGGAGCGCTCAAATTTGTTAAACAAGCTAAGCAAGGTTTAAAGAATAATGATTATCAAGTTACAAATAATTGTTTAATTAGAACACAAAATATTATTAATGAATTAATGATTACATTAGATATGGAGCAAGGTGGAGAGATTGCCCAGAATTTAGAGAGCTTGTATGATTATATGAATCGTCGTTTAATTGAGGCTAATATTAATAAAAGTATTGAACCAATGGATGAAGTTATAAATATGTTGGAAGAGTTAAGTGATACTTGGAAGCAAGCTATGCAGAATTTAAAGAAAGAAAGAAAAGTTCAAAAGAAACAACAAGTGCCTTCTGGAGGTATTAGTGTTGAAGGATAA